GTTGGCATTTGTGCTCGTGGGGATATATAACTGAAAAACTTGAGTGGATTGTAGGGTTGTCCATTCAACTGAGTTGTGGTGTGGGTCTTTTATTCCATGTGCCCTTCTTTCCTTACTCTGGGTATCCTATTTCTGCCTAGTCTTGGGTGTTCCTGAATTTGTAAAATTGGCCACTGTAATACTGGCTTTTCACAGTATTATTTACCAGTTCAGAACATTTTCAAGTTTAGGCAACTGGTTCCAAATATTCACTTTTTATTGTAATcttgtttaaatatttcatttagcTAAAGAGCTGTTTTCACTTCTCTGGTTGTGATACCTGTGCCACATTCTCATGATTAGAATGATATCTCTGAATAGTTGGGAGTTGGATTAAGTTTGATTATTTGGCTGCTTTGATAGTATTATTATGATGGACTTCCAATTTGCTATATGCTGAATTGTGATACATGTGCTGACTCTAATTCATCCTGTCCATGCAAGATGAGGTTTTTGACAAAGCTCTCCAAAGACTTGAGCTTTATTTTATGAGAAGCCAAGAAttcttttgtttgattgaGATTTGAGGGTGTCCTTATAAAACCCATCGTCTTGTTATGCACTTTGGATGCTGagttgtttggatttgtatttttttcgttCATTCTTTTTCCATCAGAAGTGTTAGGTTGCGAATTCTGGTCCTTGTAGATGCTGCGTTGGCCCCAGGACTACTTGTCTATGCTGTTGTGATGATATTCTGTTCCCCTTTAAATGATTGGTAGCATTTGCAACTAATTCAGAATCTTGGCAGTgtactttttcctttcttgcaTATTAATATCAGCACGATTATGCTCTCCTCTGCAAGTATTGGTGACAGTTCATGACAAATGAGAAGAATCCTCATCTAGAATAAAATGGCTAATTTGAAATGTAATGCTCCATAAGAAGAATTCTTACAGAAATGTTTGTGTCGTGCCAAATGAAGAAGCCTAGACAAATATAAAGGAGACATATGTACAGTATTGCAATCACCTTTCTTGAATATATTCAGTCGCCCACCAGGAGAAAAAACACCTTGAAACCCAGAGGCTAGTAAGGAACTGACAGATGTCCTATGGTCTCTCTCTTATGACTATAACGGGCGGGCAAAACCAGTAGACAGATGGTTCTAAAAGACGGCAAATAACCAATCTAGTGAAGGAATCAGTTTCTCTAACACATTGACTTCTGAGCTTAAAGCTCAAGAAGAACTAAGGATTGGCCTGAGGAACACTAGGAACGTAACTGTTGCATGGCATGGATGGTGCGTGATGCCAGCTCTTCAGGAGAAGAGACAcctgatattttttatatacgaCTTTGTAACACCTGAATAAACACCAACATCACAATCCGCAATGTAAGACCAAcagaaaagaaatacataCCAGCCTGTGTATAGTTCTCTTGCAAAGTAATATTTCATGTCTTGCTTAAGGAGATACAAACCTTTTTGGCTCACCTTTGCCTCGTAAACCTGAGATGGAAAAGGAGCACGTAAGCTGAAACAGAAAATATCTTCACATCATTGCCTTAACCGAAGCAGTTTGACTTGTTTTTGAAGTCTAATGTTCTCTCTATCGTCTCAATACAAAAGCCAACTGATCTTCCTAAGGCCATGGTCTCAGCTAGCCTAGACCGAGCTTCACTGTGAGAATACAATATTGTGACAGCAGCTTCTGCAGCCCCCCTAATCTCTGACTCGACTTTACTCTCTGTGAAGTTGAGCCACTTATGTACTCTATCCAGCTGTCTCAAATTTGATAGGCCACAGTTAGTAAAGTAGTAAAACATCCAGCTGACTGAGGAGTGCTGAATAACTGGAAGTTGAAACTGACCTTCTCAACGTCTGAGTGCAGTAACTCTGAGCatccaaaaataagatgttctgctgccaagcctccaaggattacacatgaaaatttctttaaggtctgttcaaaatgaaatttcaacagtacaaaatttaagattttgCGGACTTTTTTGTGACTATTGAGAATGGGTTAAACACATAGTTCTATTTGTCAATCTTGTTTACTTGCTCCTATGGAACCAAGGTTGGAAAGATTGACAAAATTAGTGATCCACAACCACTGATGAAGGATTCCTTAAAAGTCAAGATGAGGAATCTTTTTTCGAAATTCGAATGGATTCAGTCTTATACATACACGAGGAAAGtaatcaaagaaagaaagaaaatatgtgaTGCAGAAAAATAGTGCTCCAGAAATAGTTTAAGAGAAGCTCTACAAAGATCAAGATGCATAAAGCATGCAGATCATTTTTCAGTTGATAGAGTTGATGTTAATATAAGTTTCTGTTAGTGGATTTGGATGGACAGGtgactgaaaaataaatctcaaatcCAGTGTGTCTTATTCATTTAGTGATCTGTAGGGATAAAATGTCGTTACTCTTCAACACATAACAAAACTCTCGATATTTTAGGATAGAGTTTGCCACTATTTGGTGGCCAATGAAACCTCTATCAAATGATAGAACTAACTCAAGCTTACGGTTTTGAAGGAAGAGCCTACAAGAGGTTCagcttctctctttctctagTTGTTATGAAGGGATACAACTTAGACAGTTGGTCTTTATTCTTAGCAATAAGATTATTCTTCATAAACAGACAAACTAACACAAAAGATCACCTCATGGATGAAATATTGAAACTTTTGCCAAATGTAAGGTAACATCAGAACACAAAACTCTCACTGTCCCAAATTCATATTCAGATTTCCAACCAAGAAATATGGTCATTTATATACCAAATGTATCAGTTGCCACAAAAAGTAAGTACGACTCTGAGAAGCCATATTACCTATGCGGTACACAGTGTTCCATACATAGATTGCCAATTaccataatttgataattagaACTGGATCAACTTGTTTACTACACCAAGATATCATGGTTATTTTAACATAAGATCTCCGCATCATCAGTTTTGTGAGATATATAGGCCCATTAGCATCCTTTTTTCACAGCTAGCCCACACCAACCCCAAACAAAACTCTCAACTGATTATGATAGAAAGAAGCAAAAGATAGCTACAGGAGAGTCTCACCTTTTTACAAAGCTTTTTTTTGGTGAACTTTCCCTTTGACATGGTCGCCCCGTAGACCTGTCCAAGTTCGACTAAGATATTGGTAAGTACATTCTGGAGATGAAGCAGTGGCaaatatgacaaaattgaTCCTGAAGCATATACTACATCTTTCCTTGTCCACCAATCGATACTCAAGTTGCCATGTTAGATGATAAGGCCTCTCTCAGGATTAGCCATGGATGGAAGTCACAAACTGTAAAGAGGTTGAAATGGTATTCATATATCATAAAATGCAGCCAATAGGTCACTCTAAGGCTTCCTTGTTTTAACTCACTGATTGGGTCTATCAATGATCAAGAATGGAACATAGGGTACATTCACAAATAATCTAGCCAATCTAGGATAAGTTGTTGTAATGCAGGAATGAGGGCATATGAGATCGCCACTTAAACGAATCCCAGATATGTTtgcaataaattcaaaatgcaGCTATTGCATAATGAAATGCTTCCAATACATTAAAAAGACCCTATGATACACAAAGAAGAGATAAGACTACAATTCACCAATGATTGAAAGGTATCTTAAAACATATGATGgtagaaaattttttgttgacaGGATAGTTTGAAGCAACTTATCTATCTCCCCACATTGACTTTGATAAACTTCAtatgagagaaagaaaaataaagttccTCTTTTGGCTCATAAACTTTTAAGCAAAGTGTCAATTACTACTACACTTGCTTGGATATTTAAAATGCAATGCATCTGATTGTGAGACACCATATTAAATACTCTCTCTGCCTTGTAAAGGATGACATATTGACTTTTGCTAGGAGATAAGAAAAGTCtatttttggtgaatttcttccaaatagttattaaaaatataaaatctataatagtgaaattaatataaacaaattaaaatattaccacttgtcaattaaataaaaaatgaatttctaATGACCAGCTAATTGGTGTCAGACATATGGTAAGggaagttttattttcttcttattaAATGTAAACAAGAGGGCAAAAACAGTCATTAACTGTAcattttactcatttataataacaGAGAAGCATTTTAGTACAGATGAAATagaaatccaaaaattctTTGTGTAACGAAGGCAGTGCAAAATATGTTATCTCCACTCTAAGGACTAAGCTGTTAGATGAAGTTGTCATTGATTACAATAGCTTGGTACTGCTTCAATTAAATGCTGATGGCCATCCCAGTCATCCATGGGCAGGCATTCTTCACagttgataaaaatttttattttaaaatatacagcCAAAAACTTTAAacttacacaaattattgtaTGAGCAAACAAAAGTACCTTAGTGCACTTACATCTCTAAGAAATTCAAAGCCAACAAACTCCACATTCCCACCAGCGAACTCGTCCTGCAACAGATCCTCCACACTCGGTATTTTGTATCTTTTTGGTAAGACCCCAAGCATATAACCAACTAGAAAGTGACCAGCTTCATGCTGAAAAATGTTAAAACATGAAGAATTTTGTGTTGAAGAAGATTCATCAAATTCAGTTTCACGCTACTGCCAACAGTAAGTTAAGCTTAACAATAAATGCTCAAGGAGTGAATATTAAAGCAAGCAATGATCTTGAGGCGAAAACATAAGCAAACCTATCTCAAAGTACGTTATACTgaatcaatatttgataaaagtCTCCCTGCTACATCCTTAAGACAATGATCATTCTTATAGCCATACATTTATGCTAACGTCAATCACATTTATATGGGACATGGATATTGTTTTTGACACAATTCTACATAACATATCAAGGAGTGTAGCTTATAAGGGAAAAACTACCTATGTCAAATAGGTGATAGGAGTGCATTAGGTCATGTCTTGATTCTTATCATTTGCGGTTATGGTAACTTATTGAGGCACGTTACGGAGGATGATGACCACTTACCAGGTGAGCTTGTCACCCATATCCCACTTATGGTGGAGATGAACCAAAACGAGTATTCTTGGGGATGGTGAATGGAATAGTGATCATAGACAACAGGTGAATACATTATGAAATAGGGACGCACACATTCTTGTAATGGTGAGATAACTccaaatgataaaatattatttgataagtCAAATCCGCTAATGATATCATCAGTTAATGTTACggtttcaaaaataaaatgtgtttttttgtaTAGTTGGACTGTTGCCCTTATACAAGGGATAAAgatttttgtattattctaATAAAGATGGAAAATGTTTTGTCAACTTTTTCTATTAGTTTTGTCAATAAATGCAAATTAAACCTTGTGACTAAGACAAAGAAAACATCATACTGTTAATCTAACCTGTAAACTGCCAACaaaatccatatatatacatgaaaacaTAGATCTAATGATGACGGAAATTGTTCCTATtacttttgtaaataaaagcaaattaaacCTTGTAACGGACTAAGACAAAGAAAGGATCATACTGTAATCCAATCTGTAAACTACCAAAAAATCCATTTATATACATGAAAACATAGAACAATTAGTCtaatttaacataatatttcgGACTATGGTTGTAAAATTCAGACAAGGaagtaaatttattcatattgagACATTGTTAATAGAAAGCTAATAATATCCATACTGGGAgatgatataaataatttatacctaaaacatataaaataagaaaaactttaattttacgAAGAAACCAatgcaaaaattcaaaatacataaaaaaaaagaaatgcaagtaCAAATAACGGACTACATTTTATTCACCaaactgtatatatataatatagtacATGTAAATGTAAAAACAGTAACACTGAACAAAAAGAATCTATACTATTTTCCATCAAAAGGGGACAAGATAAAACCTAGTCAAGGAAGTTGCTAATTATGCATAGATAATTTATAGCTAACTATGAAATAAGCTAACACAAATTTAGTAACCAACATATCAATATTGGTTTTCGGTTACTGATGGCCTGctcaatttgatatttttggttaTCTCGAGTTCCTAGGTTTTGTTCCTAGTCTTTTCACATTAGCTTTTATTCTATGTTCACCTTTGAAAAGAAGTGGCTgtcaaaccaaataaaatggaaagCAATACAACCTCTTACATGCGTACACATTAGATGATCTTTGTAAACAGAGTCATTACTCTCAGCATTCACTGTTCTTCCAAAATCTTGTATAGTGACCTACAAAAAGTTTATTTGATTAAGAGATTAGCAAAGGAAAAAGGTAAATGTAATGCATTTATGAGTAGATACAGAGAAGCCCAAAGTGACCTCTTTATCCTAATTATCACATAGGACATTTTGTAATAATGTTGTAGACAGCGAGTTAACCTCATTAAGTTGCATGAATAATAGAAGTTCCcctgaataattttataatcaataacTCATCTTTTATGCACACAAGACACATAAACAAGTTAAACGTGAAAAAACATATCTAGCATTGGTACAGTATCAAATCTGCTATTTGGCAAGCtaacaattatataacttCCTAACTTAAGCTTCATCATATCaactaaattaacaaaaagttgCTATATAGCTTTCATAATATCAATGTTATGCCAACTTACCTGATCCATGaacacttattaaaaaaataaccaaatttttaaaagctGAGAAGCACCATGATGCTGTAGAATTCCCACTTCTCTTCAAGCCTCTTTGTCATGTTGCTTGCTATTACTCCAATGCTTTCAAGGATATTTCTCTATATCggatgattaaatatttttcttggtgtactcaaatagaaaaagaaagagagcaCTAAGGATCATAGTTGACATACCTCTATTTCTTCCTCCTGTAGTTGAAACTCTAGGCTACACTTGACGGAGTCAAGGATTGCATTGACCACTAACTGTAGCGATGATATTTCAATCTCCCGTGTTAACTTTGACTCATCTAAGGATGATATAGTTCCAGGAACCTATAATATTAAATCTGCAAcaaataagaatttataaatagacACTTACCCCGTTGatcttaaatttttgaaatcctaatttaatattgtttgTTAGTGATAGTTCATTATGCCAACTTCATGaattaatcttttattccCTTGCACAAAGTTAGCAATTTTAGGAATTAATTACATCCCAACACTCAAATTTACCAACATATAGCACCAACCCCAATCACCTTAACCCTTTACACACTCTGAACGATTGTGAGTCAAATGGAATAAAATACATGAAGATAATAAAGCCCTCCATTGAATTAGACAAATGTTATGCTCCCCATAAAATTGAAGGTCTATGTCCTCTTTCTGTCAAAGCAGTGAACATCTAGATGTTTGATCTGGGAGGATATCCCAAATATCCTCTtatgaaagataaatttgtgtaattttaccAATTTTGCTCTCATTCAAGTAAATAAGAATCAAATGTAAACTCTTTAAGGGTGTGTAGGAAAAGTATGTCCTGCAGAACATAATCTtccattattttgtttaaccTTTCATTTGTGTTTCATTCTTTCTCAATATCTTGTAGTGTGAGGAAAACAAACTCTACacgtaattttcttttataaatgttGAATCTAttctattataaaaatgtgaTTGTTTCTTCGAATTCTTATTCGGGTGAGTTGTCTTTTTTGATATTGTTATTCCTAAGAGTAATATCGAAAATTAATAGGTCTATTAAGTCCTATTAATTAatccttaattaatatacactTAATAGAAAAGCATTAACTATTTAATTCTCATAAACTACATCCTATATAGTAcacacaattatattaatgtaccaatattttaaaattgtaggttgttaatttttaagttgttttgcaataatttttactgTAGGTGAAGTTAATAAGAGTAGAACCTAGAGTaaattaaagttgatatttggaacaaaacaatttaatatatatatatatatatatttttttttttaataagttggtCGAAATTGGCGATGGTGCCTATCTTCCTAACAGGCAAAATAAAGGTTAAATTCAAACTCCACTAATATTAGAAATATCAttctattttgataataaatattaataattataattagtttattcaaaaaaattataatttactgtttttatcttataatagAAGATTGCTTATAGAAGATTGCTTATAGTTTTatactcaaattaattttattgaaactgttcaaaataaattagccACGCCTAAATAAATATCGAGAAAGTGACGGGGACAGGAAACTGAAGGGAGCAAATCGAAATTGGTCACTCTGTGATTGTACCTTTGCGGCAGCGGCGCCGAAGCCACGTAGGAGGCCGGCGGGATGCGCTTGCAACTGCTTCACCAGAGACAGCGCCGCTCTGTAATTTCCCTTCTCCAATTCTCTGTCTACTCTCCTCAGCGCTCTGCGACGGCGCACCGCTGCCTCGCCTTCCCTCAGTCCCGTAGCCCATACTGGACGCTTCTGAATTTGAATCGCCGGAACTGATGAAACCCCTTTCACTgaagaaatatacattttcattGTTACTACTCCATAACGCAAGTAAAAACAGACAAGGGAGCTCATATATTAATGCAATACCTAGAACGACGACGTTTCTGGGCTTTTAAGCATCCCGCATTATCCTCTGCCGTAATAGCTGTGGTTGTAgtaaatggaaagaaaatgaatgaaacaaaataataattaaaaacacagCAAGAAATTGTAGCCATTGTTGCATATTTGAAGTTGGAGGCAATGGGTAGCCGTATTATAACGTATAGTGGAGGGGCATTCTCCCTTTCCCGTCGCTCTTGCAGAATAGTGAGTGGACTGGAGCAGCCGGCCGGCGGCGCCGCTGTGAGGTGGCAAGTGCTGGAGCAAGTTGACAAGGAGTTGAGCAATGGGAATGAGAGGGCCGCTTTGAATCTTGTCAAGGATTTGCAGGCAAAGCCCGGCGGTCTCCGCTGCTTCGGCACCGCTCGCCAGGTTCATGCACAATTTCaccttttatttgtttcttttgaattGATCGTCCgcattattatttacattttgtttctttaactttcaggtattttttaatcagaaaaaagatctatgtttgttttttttttttttttttgggtaatgCAATGGGTTATTATTTACTTCTTTAGAGTTTTAAGATACCAATTCTGCATGTAGAATTGTTCTCTGTCAAGTAGTTCTATGTAAAAGAAAGGACCAGAATCATAAGATCTTTACAGTTAATGCGTTGATCGTGTCTATTTAATCAGGTGATGCTGCCCGTTAAGACTCTCTGCTTTCTTTGGTGGCATGGTTAATCATTTAGAGAAAGGCCTCTGCTTTATGAATTCTTGATATCTGCTTAACTTAATTAAGTAGATCGAATGCAGATTCCACAAAGGCTCTACACACTGGATGAATTAAGATTGAATGGAATAGAAGCTGCATCTCTTTTATCACCGGTAGATACCACACTGGGTTCTATAGAGAGGATAATTCAGGCTGCTGCACTGTTGGGAGGGATTGCTGCTTGGAACGTGTTTGATTTGAGCCCTCAGCAG
This Sesamum indicum cultivar Zhongzhi No. 13 linkage group LG5, S_indicum_v1.0, whole genome shotgun sequence DNA region includes the following protein-coding sequences:
- the LOC105161871 gene encoding uncharacterized protein LOC105161871 isoform X4; this encodes MSSLVCFYLRYGVVTMKMYISSVKGVSSVPAIQIQKRPVWATGLREGEAAVRRRRALRRVDRELEKGNYRAALSLVKQLQAHPAGLLRGFGAAAAKVPGTISSLDESKLTREIEISSLQLVVNAILDSVKCSLEFQLQEEEIERNILESIGVIASNMTKRLEEKWEFYSIMVTIQDFGRTVNAESNDSVYKDHLMCTHHEAGHFLVGYMLGVLPKRYKIPSVEDLLQDEFAGGNVEFVGFEFLRDVYGATMSKGKFTKKKLCKKNILFLDAQSYCTQTLRSWIEYISGSTSQRVKSSQRLGGLQKLLSQYCILTVKLGLG
- the LOC105161871 gene encoding uncharacterized protein LOC105161871 isoform X1 — translated: MSSLVCFYLRYGVVTMKMYISSVKGVSSVPAIQIQKRPVWATGLREGEAAVRRRRALRRVDRELEKGNYRAALSLVKQLQAHPAGLLRGFGAAAAKVPGTISSLDESKLTREIEISSLQLVVNAILDSVKCSLEFQLQEEEIERNILESIGVIASNMTKRLEEKWEFYSIMVTIQDFGRTVNAESNDSVYKDHLMCTHHEAGHFLVGYMLGVLPKRYKIPSVEDLLQDEFAGGNVEFVGFEFLRDVYGATMSKGKFTKKKLCKKTLKKFSCVILGGLAAEHLIFGCSELLHSDVEKLDRVHKWLNFTESKVESEIRGAAEAAVTILYSHSEARSRLAETMALGRSVGFCIETIERTLDFKNKSNCFG
- the LOC105161871 gene encoding uncharacterized protein LOC105161871 isoform X3, giving the protein MSSLVCFYLRYGVVTMKMYISSVKGVSSVPAIQIQKRPVWATGLREGEAAVRRRRALRRVDRELEKGNYRAALSLVKQLQAHPAGLLRGFGAAAAKVPGTISSLDESKLTREIEISSLQLVVNAILDSVKCSLEFQLQEEEIERNILESIGVIASNMTKRLEEKWEFYSIMVTIQDFGRTVNAESNDSVYKDHLMCTHHEAGHFLVGYMLGVLPKRYKIPSVEDLLQDEFAGGNVEFVGFEFLRDVYGATMSKGKFTKKKLCKKAWQQNILFLDAQSYCTQTLRSWIEYISGSTSQRVKSSQRLGGLQKLLSQYCILTVKLGLG
- the LOC105161871 gene encoding uncharacterized protein LOC105161871 isoform X2 — translated: MSSLVCFYLRYGVVTMKMYISSVKGVSSVPAIQIQKRPVWATGLREGEAAVRRRRALRRVDRELEKGNYRAALSLVKQLQAHPAGLLRGFGAAAAKVPGTISSLDESKLTREIEISSLQLVVNAILDSVKCSLEFQLQEEEIEVTIQDFGRTVNAESNDSVYKDHLMCTHHEAGHFLVGYMLGVLPKRYKIPSVEDLLQDEFAGGNVEFVGFEFLRDVYGATMSKGKFTKKKLCKKTLKKFSCVILGGLAAEHLIFGCSELLHSDVEKLDRVHKWLNFTESKVESEIRGAAEAAVTILYSHSEARSRLAETMALGRSVGFCIETIERTLDFKNKSNCFG